A single region of the Mercenaria mercenaria strain notata chromosome 6, MADL_Memer_1, whole genome shotgun sequence genome encodes:
- the LOC128558008 gene encoding protein mab-21-like 3, with product MKKEMFISAHQQNLYTDRKLVQTDVGSSIPTGYAVVDVQKSETPPEFIHMADTSSTLRWNYYSVPILLAGGPSSAFQSGDAHTEVINKSTQSGCIHIIPRDVKQDLHQKIKRAKNGLGLDDVSISNTSQGPALTLTISPKTQDIRHNISVDITASLKCASKLKLEDFGWPRLQTKKAFDKEVIDAAIESGIHLVPKKDLFWSISFSRAERALLSSIDRGFGCRKRVLKLLKKFVEKCKSGSTSKLPGISSHILKTQILWSCELHADETFDYWNFENRDNCLIKTMEELENSLRRRNLPEYFNASLNVLEKKEPAVLCELANYLNSEMTKLKLMI from the exons ATGAAGAAGGAAATGTTCATT AGTGCACATCAGCAGAATTTGTACACTGATCGCAAGCTCGTTCAGACAGATGTTGGTTCAAGTATACCTACAGGATATGCTGTTGTGGACGTACAAAAGAGCGAGACACCGCCAGAATTTATACACATGGCTGACACATCGTCAACACTAAGGTGGAACTATTATTCAGTACCCATTCTTTTGGCAGGGGGACCATCTAGTGCCTTCCAAAGTGGGGATGCA catACAGAGGTTATCAATAAAAGCACACAGTCTGGATGTATTCACATCATTCCAAGGGATGTCAAACAGGACCTGCATCAGAAAATTAAGAGGGCCAAGAATGGATTGGGTTTAGATG atgtaAGCATTAGCAACACATCACAAGGGCCAGCGTTGACGCTTACGATTTCTCCAAAGACGCAAGATATTCGACATAATATTAGTGTAGATATTACAGCCTCGCTAAAATGTGCATCAAAGCTGAAGCTTGAAGATTTCGGATGGCCTAGACTACAAACGAAAAAAGCTTTCGATAAAGAAGTTATCGATGCTGCCATTGAAAGCGGCATTCATCTTGTGCCGAAGAAGGACTTGTTTTGGTCCATCTCTTTTTCTCGAGCTGAGAGGGCACTACTGTCAAGCATCGACAGAGGGTTTGGATGCAGAAAGCGTGTGCTCAAGCTGCTGAAGAAGTTTGTAGAGAAATGCAAATCTGGTTCAACAAGCAAACTGCCTGGAATTAGTTCACACATTCTGAag ACCCAGATACTTTGGTCATGTGAATTGCACGCAGACGAAACATTTGACTACTGGAACTTCGAAAACAGAGATAACTGTCTGATCAAAACAATGGAGGAACTGGAGAACTCTTTGAGACGAAGGAATCTTCCGGAATATTTCAATGCTTCCCTAAATGTGCTTGAAAAGAAGGAACCTGCGGTACTTTGCGAACTGGCAAACTATTTGAATAGTGAGATGACGAAGTTGAAACTTATGATTTGA